TAAGGAATAAGAATTTAAGACAAAATATATTTGCTTAGAAAGAGGAAAAGATGTATCTTTGTGGACAACCAACCATTTAAGACATCATGAGTAGACTAACCTCATTTCTACATAGCAGGTGTACGATGCAGACAAATGCCACTTCCTGGCGCACGAGTGTTGCGCTGGGAGTTGGCATTTTCTTGTTTCTTTACCTCCTACAGCCGTTTGGGATTAGCCAGTATCGGGGTAGTATCTTTCTGATGTGTCTTGGTTTTTGTGTCATGACTATCTTCGTTCAATGGCTTTGTGCTTTCCTTTTCTTCAAAAGGCCATTACGAAAAAATGTCCCAATCACCAATGGTTATATAATTCTTTATAGTATTGCTATTGAGTTGGCAATGGCAATCTCTATGACACTCTATGCTGCTTTCTTCTTCCAGATGTCATTAACATGGCGGCTATTCAGTATATTCTTTTATTGGACTTTCCTTGTTTGGGTAATTGTTACAGCTATTTTTACGTTGGTAAACTATAACCGTATGTTGAATAGTAGACTGGAAGAAATGATAAAGAAGACTACGGAAGAACAGGAGGATATCCTTATCACGCTGCATGATCAGAACCTGCGTGGAACCGACCTCACGTTGCCTATCAACAATCTACTCTATATCGAAGCTCGAAAAAACAATGTCTGCGTATGTTATCTAAAAGAAGGTAAGATACAAAAAACCGAACTCCGTTCGACGTTGACAGCCTTAAAAGACGACCTTCCTTACGATAATATCTTTCAGTGTCATCGTTCCTTCCTTGTGAATATCAATAACATCTCTTCTGCAAAGGGCAATTCCAACGGCTATCAGCTGCGCCTTTCAGGTTGTGAAGACATCATCCCAGTCTCTCGCACCTTTGTTCCTGGCCTCCGCCACTTCGTTGGTTAATATCTATCTATTAGCAAGTTTTTCTATTTTTTACAAACAACTTATTCTCTTATCAATAGGTGTTTGTAAACT
The Prevotella melaninogenica DNA segment above includes these coding regions:
- a CDS encoding LytTR family DNA-binding domain-containing protein, producing MSRLTSFLHSRCTMQTNATSWRTSVALGVGIFLFLYLLQPFGISQYRGSIFLMCLGFCVMTIFVQWLCAFLFFKRPLRKNVPITNGYIILYSIAIELAMAISMTLYAAFFFQMSLTWRLFSIFFYWTFLVWVIVTAIFTLVNYNRMLNSRLEEMIKKTTEEQEDILITLHDQNLRGTDLTLPINNLLYIEARKNNVCVCYLKEGKIQKTELRSTLTALKDDLPYDNIFQCHRSFLVNINNISSAKGNSNGYQLRLSGCEDIIPVSRTFVPGLRHFVG